aaatatataactGCTCTCCTAAATCGTCCATGAACAACATACTCAGCGCAGCGGAAGTGCACCGTCTCCCTAGATAAGTTACTTGAAATATCGCCTAGTTGTTTCTTGAATCGGTTCATTCCATTCTAAGATTATTTGGATCGCTTTCGCTGTCTAAGGGACTTCATATACCTCCTCGGTATTTTCGTTTGAGTCGATTTCGTCCATTTAGTGTCCACACACGTACTTATCAACGGTGAAAAACACACCACTCCTACGCCATGCTGGAAGAGATAGGATATTTGCCTCATCTAACTCATTATCTGCTTAGGCCTTGCATTGAGTACTTTATCTTGTCGTTGTAAAAGGGGGATATTCATTCAgattatttgtttatttacCTGCCAGTCAACGGGAAGTAGTGTTACATCCTCATATGATAGACTCAAGCTATAGAGATAAATAACGCTACCAGGCGTATTGAAGTGTCCTCTGAACTACTGGCTGTGTTATTTATCCGCTATAACTATTGAATTAGATATCCTTGCTTCTCTGCCTGTCAGACCTGTAAAATACTAGCAACGAAAGCTCGAAGTAAGGGAAGTGAACTAACTGGAAGACAATTCTACAACTTCCTACCACCTACGTGCAGCGGAAATATTATctatacaaagaaaatcataTAACAAAAAGCACTTGTTCTCATTCTATGCAAAGTCTATGAAAATCAACATATCGCAACATTCATCAGGCCAATCAACtaacaaaacaaacaaatcaTTCTAAATCACCGTGAGGCAAGACAAACAAGTGCACAACATAGAGAAATCTCAAATCAGACATTCGCAACCCGCAATCACTTAGCGGCAGCTGCCAAAGCCTCCTGGCGAGAAGGGCTGTTAGGGTCCAAGTAAGGCTTCTCAGCGATACCCATGGTGCGATATCCCATGCGGCCTCCGAGGCCATAGTGGTCCTGGGTAGGGCAGTGCAGGACGCAACGGTTGTCCCAGATAGCTATTGAGGTTAGACAGGGTGTTAGGCAtggtttggatttggaggTTGTACTCACCAACATCGCCGGGGTTGTTCCAGCGGAAGCGGACTTGGAGGTCGTGGTTGTCGCCGACGAGAGAGATGATCTTGCTCAGGAGCTGTTCGCTCTCGAAATCGGTAACGTCGTTGACGCGGCGGCAGTGAAGACCGCCTGCGAAGAGGGTCTTCCAGCCTGTTACGGGGTGGGTGCGGACCATGGGCTGTAGAGGATTAGATGGGAACAGAGACTGTGATTGGGGGTAGGCTACGTACGTGAGACTGCTTGAACTGCATGTCGGTGTTGGCGGGAGCACCACGAGGGCCATCGTAGATGCCGGGTTCGGTTTCAGCCAGCTTGCGCAGGGAGGGAACCTCGTGCTGGGCGGTAAGAGACTCGAAGAATTTCTGGTAGGGGGTTGAGAGACGGTCATAGAGCTCGTATCCGGAAGCCCAGAGGGTGTCGCCACCTGGATTCGTCAGTATGTGGGGTGCAGTAGATTGATAGTGGTTAGCGTACCGGTGGGGGGGATCTCGGTCATGCGGAGCATGGTAAAGTCAGGGGGGCAGACTTCATAGGAGCCATCGCTGTGGTACTCCAGGACGGCGCGCTGACGCTTCTGGGTGTTCTCGACACCGTGCAGCTTCTGCTGGCGGCCGGGGTCGAGGACGCCCATTTCTGGGTCATCCTTACGGATaaggtggagggggtgcTTGCTCAGACGGTGGCCAGCTGGCTTGCCAGATTGCACACCCAAGCGGTGGGTGAGCTCCTTCTGGAGTTCTCCGTCCAGGTCAGTCTGGGCACGGAAGAAAACAACTCCCCGTTGCGCAACTAGTGTGATCAGTTAGTTGCTGTGtggcttttcttgttgtggGTCAAGATGATACTTACTCGTAATGGCCAGGTCGCGCAAGAGAGCATCGGCATTGGGCGAGTGGAGCCATTCGGCCAAGTTCGCCTTGGGGAATTCAGTACCAATGCAGGGAGTGACCTGGAAGGACTCGTATTGATCGAGAATACCGCTGAGCTGCATAGGCTCGGGGTAGGTGACCTTGGTGGAGTGCATCTTGTGAAGATTGAAGATAGTTGGTTAGAATTGAGTTTGAGATGGTTGCTTTTCTGGTTGCTGTTCTCGTATCCTTGtcgtgatgatgatgagagcAAATTCACAGAAACTACGAGGCTATTTATGTCTTCATCTCAACGTGAAATCATGCCATattgtccatctcatccGACGGCGGTCCCATGAAGCTGCTGTCGGAGCATGTCTGTATGCCTGCATGTCAGCACCTCTCTTTGCGCAATGTCCATACTTCGAAGTGTGCCATACGCGGATTCTGTGTCCTTGCGTACGTTCAACGAGCATGGTGGACCTGCGTAGGGCGGAGGTCCATAGTCGGGGTCTCGGCGAGCGACGCGCGGATACGAGCGGCGTATCTGCTCCGAACGACATACTTTCTCCGAACAACCTATTTTCTCCGGCCCCATGCATCGCTAATCGTCAGCCTAGTTTGAGTTGTGTCACAGAATCCTGCAGGATTCTGCAGGATTTCTGCATTTCAGGCCACCCTTGTTTAGTTCCTGGCACAACGTGGTCTGGCCGGGATGTGCCATGTGGTTGATGCATTGGCGGAAGTCTAACATAGTGCTCGAGCCTCGATGTATCTCATCTCGAACGTaagatgatgaaggattCGGCCCCCAACAGGAGATTAGAAGGCagtgttcttcttcagctggacCTGAGTCTGTCATTCAGTAGATAGAAGACGAAGTATAAGTAGAGGGTAATTTCTCGTCTCATTTGGGTggcatcaacatcaagtCACTCGTTTTACATCTCTATAAATCGTCAGCAAAATCCCACCATGTATTTATCTCTGCGATTGGTCTCCCTGGCGCTATGCATAGCCCCGCTAGCATCTGCCGGGAACAATTCCACCCCCCTGGTTCAAGCCTGCACTGGCTACAGCTTCCCACGTGTCGCCTGCATGTACCGTTATGCGTCGAAAATGCCCCTTGACTTCTACCGCAAGGCCAGCGTCGACATCAGTAACGTGGACACTTACTCATCGACCGAAGTGGCCAATGACGACTCGTTCCAGCAGGTTGGGAAGGCCACATTCCTAGTCTGGGATCAACAGCGTGGTAGCGAAATCCTAGGATCCGACCCGGCGTATGATATTGTGTTTACTATCTCAACTGGCGGACACGAGGCGCCCGTATATGTCCCGGACACCAACGAGCTGTGGTTCTCTGAACTGGGTAAAGGAGAGCTACACCAGCAGGTCATCAGTCTGGATGGTGATTCCCCTACCATCTCAGAGGTTCTGACCGACCCACCTCTCTACGCTCCATCCGGGGCCCGCTAtaggaatggaaagatctATTTCTCCGCTGGAGGTGGCAATTCCACCCTGGAAGGGGGTCCTTATCACCCAGGAATCTACTCGGTGGATCCCAAAACCCGGAAATCCACCATTGAGGTCAACAACTATTTTGGATGGTACTTTAACCAGGTAAGCATGCCCACTGCCCATACGCGAGGCGGGTCCCCTTTGTCGCATTTCTGCACATTGGTGGATCCACGCCTAGTGGCTCACGGACTAACTTTTCAACACAGGCCAACGACATGGATATTGACCAACACGGTCGCATCTGGTTTAGTGATCCTTGTAAGTTCCTGGACCCGGGATCTCACCTTAGTCCATACTGATGCAGCTATAGTCCTCGCCCGCAACCACGGTACCTCGACAGTCGCCCCTCAGGTCCAGGCATCGGTTTACCGTTACGACCCAGAAACTGGAGCAGTGAATATTGTGGATGACACCCTGCATTGTCCCAATGGTGTTGCTTTCTCTCCCGACTACAAAACCCTCTACCTCACAGACACTGATGCCGGTGTCCCCATGATTGACCCGAGAGTGCCATTGAGCGAGGTGCCATCGCTCCAGTACAACTCCACCAACCGTCGCACAGTCTACGCTTTCGACGTGAGCGAGGATGGATCGTATCTCAAGAACCGCCGACCGATCTACACAGCGAAGGACTTCGTTCCTGATGGTCTTAAGGTGGCTAGCAATGGATATGTGATTACCGGGGCGGGCAAGGGTGTTGACATCCTTGATACCACCGGCACACCATTGCTAAGCATCCAGACTAACTTCACCGCCGTGAACATGGTCTTTGGTGGTAAGAACTTGGATGAGCTGTGGATTGTTGGGCACGGCGCTGTTGCGCGAGCTAGACTGAACTTGACTGGTCCTGCTCTAGAGTAAGAGTTGGATTTGTGATtgcctttctctcctttcttccttctttcttccttctttctttcccgcttTCTCCCATCCTTCagtcttcatttcttttgttatttttttttttttcttcttctttttctttcttcttaaATATTTTTAGATTTTGTCACACTACTTGTGATCCATTCCCCACTGAGGTGGGTATTCTTTAGTGAAGGTGTTTTTCCATAGAGATCCAATTCTACCGTCGccggctttcttctttgactttttccAAACATAAGCACTAGAGTAACTTTGCGACAACATTACTTCGTAGTTCTTGTGTTTTCTTGGCAGGGGGTTTATCCTCGTGTAGAGGTATCAAGATCAGTCAATCGGAGGTCATTTCTGTCACAGCGATAAGGAAGGATTTTCCGAAAGAAATGTGGGAAGATTACTTTAGAGACAAGAAAAGTAAAGTGCTTACGGAGAGCAGTCGATATACGTGGGGCGGGAACCCTAACCCTAAGAAAGCATCAGCAATAGAGGAAGCATACCATCATCGAGTAGGACTTCAACTGAGGACAATAACATAATGATAGTAACATAACAAAGTgataaaaaaagacaaagaagtTTCTCAGCTAATACGAATTACATGAGCAATAGTCCTCGATTACTCACCCATGGATTGTCATGCTTGCATAAGAGCTGCGGGGCTCGGGCGCCGACCTCCGCCTGCGGTTGCAACGAGACCGAGAAGACCACAAGCTTCCGAACCATCGTCCTCCGATGCCCGACATCATCCAAACCACGGATCACATAAATAACATCCCAATCATGGAGGTCTTGATTCCAACTCACTCAGAATCAATCACTCAATCAGACAATCAATTCCTCAATTACTCAAGTCCTCCATCAGCAATCAACCTTCAAAATGGGCTCCCTTCCTGAGAAAGACTTCCCCCAAGTCCACCGCTTCATCACGACCCACAAGGAAGACGGAACCCCCACCTTCGAGACCAAAATCCCCGAGCCAATCGAATGGGAGCGCACCAACATTGGCGTCgatttcttcctcgcctACACCCTCGGGTCCTTTCCCGCTCCCCTCAGCCACGATGCCGACTTGAACCAATACAAGGACCACCTCGTCAATCACCCTCCCTTCATGATCCCCGGCGGTGCCGTCGTGCGCTACGTCGACTACCACCCGGGCTGTGAGCCCATGTGGCATCGCACTGTGACCGTGGACTTCGGAGTGGTCATTGAGGGcgagctggagctggaggtgGAAGGCGGCGAGAAGCGATTGATGAAGAGGGGTGATGTTGCCGTGCAGAGAGGTACCAACCACTGCTGGCGCAACCCCAGCAAGACTCAGTTTGCGCGCGCCTTGTATATTGCCCTGGATGCCAAGCCGGTCATCGTCAATGGCCAGGAGTTGGGCGAGTCGTTGGGCGAGGTTAAGCACTGATCggtttttcttgggtttTGAGAATGGGTTCTAGATATTGTTGTACATTGAAGAATATTTTATCATGAATTCTAAGATTTCTATCTCAATATGAAGCAATTATTACTCCATGTAAATGTACTGGATATAAGTTCACGATAAAGTTTAAAACATGCATAACTTAAGCACTACCAGCATGCCGTCACTCCACCATAACTTCAATTCCAGCAGTATCTCTACCGCCTAATTGACCGCTGTTGAACTAGCCACCGCTTTGTCGACCGCTTTGCTGTCCGTTATCAATTGCCAGCAGATTGTAGAGGAACAACGTCATCATTCATGCTGCTCAACAAAATTAAAAGTGTGGCTTTCCACGATGATTTCCCGATTCCTATCTGATATCCGCTTTACGTAGCACACATGGTGTATGGTCACTGATCGTTTATCCCAGTCCTTTTGCTGCAGTACAGGGGGGGAGTCTCTACATTGCGTGCCTTGGCATATCCATTGccagagaatatatatatcactccGCGGAACTCAGATACATGAATGGTTTCCTTAATGAAGAGTAAACGCTgagctttctctcccttttttaATTGGATTCAGTAAGGAATGATGCAcagaatctatatataatatatcaaATCCAAACCTGTTGATATAAAGAAGTTATtaagagacaaagaaaatcttAGTCAGGTTTTACTAAGCGACAGAGAACGCGGAGGTTCCCGGGTTGTCCACGGAGCTGGGTTGATCCGATCCACTTTTCACATGACTGATAAGAGAGTCGGAGGCGGTCAACAAAGCGGTGAGCATACTGCACAGGCCTCGAATGTCGATcatacaatcaatcaatcaacaaaCATTTCCAGCCACTGTCGATTTGACGACGGGTCCGAAAACTAGAGAGACACAGACAAAAGTACGAAGTACATGGCTAAAAGATCTCCTAAATTGGGCGCAAGGGCTATTCCAGCCCCGCCCCGAAGTGGatccccctttctttctcgccCAACCACATCGTTCTTCCTAAGCGCCCGCACCGAGTTGGTTGGTGATACATACCCACGTTGTTCAATTGCTATGATTTCTTGATTCCTCTTTCCGTCAGATCTCACATCAAACAATAAGTGAATCCAGAACGATGGATATTTATGAAGCAGCAAGCCAAGGCCGCATCGACGCGATAAAATTTGCCGTTGAGCAAGGCTGTGATGTCGACGGTCCCAATGAAGACGGGAAGACGCCTCTCTGGTTCGCTGTGCAGAGTGGCCAGCCAGAAGCCTGCAGATTTCTTATGAGTCTAGGAGCTGGCAGGGGGCCGCAAAATCCTAGCCTCCTCGAAGTCGCTGTTGGAGGGGGGTACGCGGATATTGTCGCACTGCTGTGGCCGCACTGCAATGCAGAAAGGGAACATCGTTCTTTAAAAACTGCCATCTCACTGGGCTTTCATGAAATCGCTGATTTCTTGATAGAGACGGGCGCGTTTGAATACCAGGACTCTGAAGTCAGTGGCACTGAATCCCTCATAGAAGATGGCTCCCCCGAGAGAGAATCCACAGTTTTTCAGCAATGGGAGCGATTTCTGTTCGTGCGACGTGGGCAGAAGCTGCCTTTGCATCGCGTATTTTTTGACtacgctcttcttctcgccacGAAGGCAGGCCGCAATGCAGGGCTTCGACTGGTAGAGTTTCTGCTTGGGGAATCCATGCCCGACGTGAACTGCAAGATCATGATCAATGGGCAGTTTGAGACACCTTTGACGGCGGCCGCTGAGAAGGGTAACCTGGAGATCCTCGCAACTCTGATCGACCACCCAAACATCGACTTGACTATTTGTGGCAAGTATAACTGGCCCGCTTTTCTCCACCTGCTAGCCAGCCCTCTGTCTATCTCAACAGAAAGAGGCCGTGTCATTGCACGCCGATTGGCTTACAAGGCTGTCTACAATAGGCTGTTTATTGATAGTCGGGAGATTCGTTTGCAAGGTGCATTCCAGAATGTGCTTCGATTCGGCGACGACGGCCTTGTGAAGCAAGTAATTGATCTCGTTCGTGGCGCAGCAGGAACTCTTATACTACCCCTTCTGATCAGAGCTAACGAGGTTGACGGTCTGACGTGGGTCTTGAACTGCGATGGGGtctcttcaaagaaaccaccaccagcctTTTGGGTCTTACTCTGTCAATACTTCAAACGTTATCAAGATCAGGACGCTCTGGGACTTTTCACTAGCGTCACAGAATTCTtggtagaaaagaaaatctgGAACCAGGCCATTCTGAAATGTCTCCACGCATGcaacttctctttcatcCAGCAATTTTTCTATCCATTGTCCGAGGCGCCCCCAAAGGAAGTGACAGAAGAAACACTGGTAGGATTCCCAGCGGCGTCTACTAACCACTGCATCATACAAGAATGGGCTGGCCAAGGGTTTGCCCGTGTCGCTTAGTGGAACGCTATTCACTGTGGATTATGGAAGAGCCCAGGCTTCGAaaatcttcttttttccaacGCTGATCTAAACGGGTCAGATCCGCATCCTAATGGCCTGGGGCGACTAGAGCTGGAAATAATCCCACACGCATTCTTCGATGACCCATCTAGTGCGGCGCAAAAGATCTCTCTTAGATCCGCTTTACCTTCTGCGAGCCCCAATCCATCTAATCCGCACCTCTACTCCTATCAAATGGAATTGATTCGCCTGGAGCAGCAGAATAAAAGGCGGTTATTTTTTGCCGGAGATACGAGGTGCCCCCTTTCTTGGGCCGCGAAAAGCCACAATGCTCCACTTGTAAATGCTCTGCTACGCAGTCCGCAAGTCAACGTCAATTTTCAGGACCCCTCCGACCGAACTCCGCTTCTGTACGCAATTGCTGTGAATGACAGGCCAATTGTGGAAAGGTTACTGAATCATCGAGATATTGACCTCAACTTGCGGGATGCAGAAGGCAGAACTGCTATCTTCTACGCCGCACAAGGCGGGGATCTGTCCATTGTACAGTTGCTTATTGGAACACAGAACGTGGACTTTTCTATCCGAAACAAAAACGGGAAAAATGTGAAGGAGTTTGCCAAAAAGGCCAAGTTGAAGCAGGATATTGTGGCTGCACTTTCTAACTGACAAGAGACCCAGTATCAGATTCTTACTTTTTCTGGGCTTGAATGGACTGCCTCAGGCTCCCGTCTTGATCATGGCTGCCAGAAGGCTGTTGTCCGATAAGAAATGCATGTGGTGATCACATTCTAGTAGTAAGAGCCCTAATAAGCCAGATTCCTTCTCTTAGCGGGAGATCTCGCAGCATACCAATTGTGTAGTAACAAACACCCCAGGTTTAGAAGCGTTCGCTAGCAAATTATGTGCCTGGAGGTGCTCTGGATAGGAATGCACCTGGTATGCAAAGGCATATAGTGAGCGGGCATTCTTATCATACAAGCGCCAAAGGGGGATCAATAAATGAATTGAGAGAGAGTTTTTCACACTGCTTTACAAAGATCAGGCTATCTGCGTGCTGTGCTCATTTATGGACGGTGACCGTGAACGGCCAT
This window of the Aspergillus oryzae RIB40 DNA, chromosome 8 genome carries:
- a CDS encoding TauD/TfdA dioxygenase family protein (probable taurine catabolism dioxygenase), with the protein product MHSTKVTYPEPMQLSGILDQYESFQVTPCIGTEFPKANLAEWLHSPNADALLRDLAITIAQRGVVFFRAQTDLDGELQKELTHRLGVQSGKPAGHRLSKHPLHLIRKDDPEMGVLDPGRQQKLHGVENTQKRQRAVLEYHSDGSYEVCPPDFTMLRMTEIPPTGGDTLWASGYELYDRLSTPYQKFFESLTAQHEVPSLRKLAETEPGIYDGPRGAPANTDMQFKQSHPMVRTHPVTGWKTLFAGGLHCRRVNDVTDFESEQLLSKIISLVGDNHDLQVRFRWNNPGDVAIWDNRCVLHCPTQDHYGLGGRMGYRTMGIAEKPYLDPNSPSRQEALAAAAK
- a CDS encoding uncharacterized protein (predicted protein) produces the protein MDIYEAASQGRIDAIKFAVEQGCDVDGPNEDGKTPLWFAVQSGQPEACRFLMSLGAGRGPQNPSLLEVAVGGGYADIVALLWPHCNAEREHRSLKTAISLGFHEIADFLIETGAFEYQDSEVSGTESLIEDGSPERESTVFQQWERFLFVRRGQKLPLHRVFFDYALLLATKAGRNAGLRLVEFLLGESMPDVNCKIMINGQFETPLTAAAEKGNLEILATLIDHPNIDLTICGKYNWPAFLHLLASPLSISTERGRVIARRLAYKAVYNRLFIDSREIRLQGAFQNVLRFGDDGLVKQVIDLVRGAAGTLILPLLIRANEVDGLTWVLNCDGVSSKKPPPAFWVLLCQYFKRYQDQDALGLFTSVTEFLVEKKIWNQAILKCLHACNFSFIQQFFYPLSEAPPKEVTEETLVGFPAASTNHCIIQEWAGQGFARVA
- a CDS encoding cupin domain-containing protein (predicted protein): MGSLPEKDFPQVHRFITTHKEDGTPTFETKIPEPIEWERTNIGVDFFLAYTLGSFPAPLSHDADLNQYKDHLVNHPPFMIPGGAVVRYVDYHPGCEPMWHRTVTVDFGVVIEGELELEVEGGEKRLMKRGDVAVQRGTNHCWRNPSKTQFARALYIALDAKPVIVNGQELGESLGEPPLCRPLCCPLSIASRL
- a CDS encoding SMP-30/gluconolactonase/LRE family protein (predicted protein); amino-acid sequence: MYLSLRLVSLALCIAPLASAGNNSTPLVQACTGYSFPRVACMYRYASKMPLDFYRKASVDISNVDTYSSTEVANDDSFQQVGKATFLVWDQQRGSEILGSDPAYDIVFTISTGGHEAPVYVPDTNELWFSELGKGELHQQVISLDGDSPTISEVLTDPPLYAPSGARYRNGKIYFSAGGGNSTLEGGPYHPGIYSVDPKTRKSTIEVNNYFGWYFNQVSMPTAHTRGGSPLSHFCTLVDPRLVAHGLTFQHRPTTWILTNTVASGLVILVSSWTRDLTLVHTDAAIVLARNHGTSTVAPQVQASVYRYDPETGAVNIVDDTLHCPNGVAFSPDYKTLYLTDTDAGVPMIDPRVPLSEVPSLQYNSTNRRTVYAFDVSEDGSYLKNRRPIYTAKDFVPDGLKVASNGYVITGAGKGVDILDTTGTPLLSIQTNFTAVNMVFGGKNLDELWIVGHGAVARARLNLTGPALE
- a CDS encoding ankyrin repeat domain-containing protein (predicted protein), with amino-acid sequence MELIRLEQQNKRRLFFAGDTRCPLSWAAKSHNAPLVNALLRSPQVNVNFQDPSDRTPLLYAIAVNDRPIVERLLNHRDIDLNLRDAEGRTAIFYAAQGGDLSIVQLLIGTQNVDFSIRNKNGKNVKEFAKKAKLKQDIVAALSN